The genomic DNA GGTTCCAGGACCTTTTGCTTCTCAGAACATTGAAATGATTCAAGGTTAAAATTTATTCTCACAAAGCGACCATGGACATTTTTATGAACTGCTAAATAGTACTATGAATCATATTCCTACTTTGGAAAGGGAAAGCAAACGCTGAAAAGAATGTGGCTAAGCAACTGGGTAACTAAAATCCAGCTAATGATTGAAGGCCCACGATTAAGCTAGCTTAATTGCCATATTTAAAAAGTCTTTccatctttttatctttttttttttttttttttacaagaattcAGCATACTGTAGCACTATGAGACTTTCAGATATCTTTCAGGAGATGTAGCATGTTCTTATGGTTCTTGTTAAAATTTTAGTCTAAAACTCATTGGATTTTATGAATAAATTCTGAATACTTTCCCAATctgggttttaaaaaaataaaaataaaaataaaaccacaagacagtgaatatatttttactaacttaattggaaatgtttttactttGGCTACTTTCTAATCTTGCCTCGATTATCATAATTCCTAAATTTCTTGTTTTAACCTTAATAATacacattttgtacattttgcatgtacatttttatcttcAAAGGCGTGCAATGTAACATTATGTTTTCTCTAAAAACTAATTTGGTCCATTTGTGTAGCTTAAAAAAGGTGTAATATATCCAAAATGTATTAAAGGTGCAAACACACTGAATGTCATGCTTTGATATAGTTGTTAGGTGTTAATAAAGgttttgtagtattttcctgaCCTGCTATTAGTTGCTTGGTTATCAGTTATCAGTTGGTTATAACTTATCAGTTGCTTGATCCTGTTCTGATAACTAGACGTTACAGTACTTTACTTAAAGCTGAGTTCTGATAGATCGATTTTTCTTAATTAGAAAGAATACCACCATGTTTTTTCCAAAAGTTGGATTTTCTAGGTCAGTGATGAATAAGGACGGTCTCTGATGCTTTTTAAAGCCCCAGTTTTAGGACTTCCAATCTGGAGCAGAACAATTTGTTAGATGCTTTACTGCCCATCATTGCCAGTCAACTGTTTATAATATTCTTCTGTGTCTGCATATTTTCTCTGTGCACATTActcatcagaataaaaaaaggaactaTGAAAACCTCGACCAACTGTCCTATGACAACAAGCGAGGACCTAAGGTATACTTGCATGGTCAATGCACGCCGCCCACCAACTTAAACGTTGCAACTAGAATCTGGCCAGTCAGCCATCGGCCAACCCAGAAATGCCCTTATCTTGGTAGCACGTGTTTCTTTTTACATcgagactttcttttttttggtacCCTTATGATTTAAATGACGAATGGACTTGTTTTGAACGATTATGATTTTCGGTTTTCAAGAAACAAACAGAGAGAAAAGTAAACACGCTCCGCTTCTGtcattatcatttttttcctttcaaatAAAGGAATGCATGATTCAGATCAAATAGAACAAAAGCTCCTTTGTTCCTTTGTTTAGATGCGCTAGTATGGGACACGTCACATTCCCAAATACTACTTCCTCCCTTTTGCGTAGCACCTcctatttttcctttttctttttctttttttttctttgggcaGATCAAGCCGCTCACCTCTCTCACCCTTTCTCCCGGTTTCAGTTTCCGGTTGCATCGGCCTTTCTCCCCAAACCTCTAACATGCACGCCGTTATCTGGAGCCTTGATTACCCTCAGCATTGCATGCAACAATACAGACGTTTTCCCCcctagcttttttttattttttattttttatccaatTTTCCTTGGAGCGCTGtcatttttcctcctttttcaATCAcacaaaagcaaagaaaattCAACCAAAGCAGTGAAGAGAGGTAAATGAGGCAGCATGGTCTTGGGTTGGGGAAGTGGGTTACTAGATTTCACTGACTCTTTGCCCCGATCCCAGGCAGAGAAAGTCCTCCAGTTCAACCAAGAGACTAACTTAACTGCCCTGTTGCTGGAGGCCAAAGAGCTGGAGGCTCGTGTGATCATTCTGTCCGCCAGGTAAGACAATTTCTACTAGACTGAAGCATTAGCAAGAATGCTGAGTGGTATGATGCATGATGCAGAAATGCATAATGAGGGCCACTCTGATATATTAGTCTGATGGTACTTAATGTCCAGTGGGTTATaagtgccataaaaaaaaaataaagcatcatatattgtaaatgtttttttttctctggacAAGTACGGAATTTTTAGAACCATACACAATAATGACTTAAAACCCGGAGCATTACAgacaagttatttatttttttatttttttaataaacacatattGGGCTCGGGATTGTgaaatatcctttttttcagcacgtaataggcaatataatgaactgaattttattttattttaatcaactatacaaacatgagaCTGAGACGgatcacataggcaaagaaatagctcAGATTGTGCACATGATCACTTtttatggtttgttttttgttgttattttatgaccaaaaataataataataatatgctcattttgagactactacagtacatacttgcaatgtcattcccatattctgaTAGTGCtaaaatttacacattataaaaatatatcactTTTATAAAGATAACTTTGATGTGTGAAGGATCTTAGATGTAGATGTTTTAAACCTGTTACAAAAATTGCTTATAAAGCTAATTATATTTGGAGGAGTCCTTTAGAATAGAGTGAAAGCCGTGCAACAAAAGTGTGTTTGTCTGCAGTGAAGATGACGCTGCCGCCGTCTACAAGACCGCTCGGTTTCTCAACATGACCGGCTCCGGCTACGTGTGGCTAGTCGGAGAGCGAGAGATGTCTGGTAAAGCTCTGAGTGAAGCTCCTGATGGTACGTATGTGAGGATGAAGCTGAGCTATAGACTCGGGAAAAGCTTTTATTTCCTACTGTCTCTTTTTTCGGCCTGTGTCATAAGTAGGACTTGGATGTTTAATGTTATATGTTGATGTTGAATCGTACTACTGTACTATATactatacagtgtgtgtttaaaccaggtTTTATTGCCTATAGAAACGTACAGTAAGCGATTCCCTTTATAATTTTGATGTAGCCCTAACAATATTCTACATATTTTTTACCAGAGCTGCAGAATATTAAACTCTCtgtcaaagggaaaaaaacagcatttgttGTGCAGCTTGTAAGACAAAGAGTCTTTAAAATTGAGCCTTAGGGCCACACAATGTGAACGTGTTTACAGTAAATCTAAAATATTACATCCACCAATGTTCACGTTTAGTTATTTTATACGCATGGACCTTAAGGTTTTGCTTTAGTATTAGCAGTGTTATTAACGGCAACACACAGCCAGctcattaaattattttgatgCCGACACACACAGGGCTTATTGGCCTTCAGCTCATTAACGGCAAGAACGAGTCGGCGCACATTAGCGATGCAGTGGCAGTCGTGGCTCAGTCCATCCAGGAGCTTTTCGAGAAGGAGAACATCACTGAGCCCCCTCGGGGTTGTGTGGGCAACACCAACATCTGGAAGACTGGGCCACTTTTTAAAAGGTCAGGATGGTGCTTAGCTAGGAAGCAACAGTGGAGAACAATGTGTCTGATCCAggagttttttatgtttttcttatttaacctggtgtagcctactctgcataaatttaaaagtgtttgCATAATTTTAATTTGTCTGTGCATGTGGGGGAGAGAAAAGCTTCTCATTGCACCGGTGTTTCACGGTGTTGCAGGGTTCTGATGTCATCTAAATACCCAGAGGGCCTGACAGGACGAGTGGAGTTTAATGATGATGGCGACAGGAAGTACGCTCATTACAGCATCCTTAACTACCAGAAGAGCAGGCTGATTCAAGTCGGAATTTATAATGGAACTCAGGTGTGCTGggttcatattatattatataatataattatacgaagagtgttcaagtcaaaccgggacttgttaTGACTTACAGATGGATTAAAGCACAATACAGTGATGAGACGGTTAGCCAATGgtgcaaataattaaaataaggcTCATTGCAGTCACTCCCGTAAACAATTCAGTGATTGGAATGCCcgatccttaaaaatcgacaGGTAataagagacgcatctgtctgtgggaactgtacattcatcacttgcacattagaGGAACTCGGCTAGGAGTTATAGTCCTgatagtcctgaccttgctccaagccatttcttcATGTTTTGGGGCACTAAAAGagatcctgggaggccggcgtttcaaaCATGAAACAGTCAATATGATCATGGTTCTGTTACATGTATATCAAGAAacgctgggatgagtgcattagtgtagcagggaaaaTAATAATGGAGAAATTAAGGTAGTTATAGTCTAgtaactgtattctgttattctgtacaatcaaaggtttcagtttgacttgaaagcTCCTTGTATTATTAACACTGAAAATTTGCTTCTGCGATTGCAGTGCCATGCAACTCTTGCATCtctaaaaattacattttacaaaattaaatgccGAATGTGGTCAACTAACATCCATGCTAAAGTCAAGAGCACGTTCTATtgtatggattaaaaaaaaagttataataatttgtgtaaGTGGGGTATTCTTTTAAAGTGACCGTGTTAgtcaatattacaatattataacttaaataaaatgaagaaaaaattataattttccaCTGTGATCTTTGGTAAATTGGGATTAACACGCTTGACTTTTATATTTCAAAGGCTATATAGGCCTCGttgtgttcaagttcaagtgaATGTGAAGTATATAAAATGTAGATTTTTCTTTCCATGAATACTCATGCTTCAAGTACTATATGTTAAATTGATTCataaaattaatgtaaataGTACTGCAATAGTTACTGCAATACTACATTTATCTATCTAGTATCTAATGAtgtaaattatgtattttttttcattaacctCTAATGTCATAGATCTACGATATGAACTTTTCGCCCAGGAGGTTGTTGTGAAGGTCACTTTACCTTTGCATAAGCTGGATTCTGGGTTCTGTTTTCACCTTGCATATCTACGTGTATATATGTGGGACACAAACGGCACCTCAATCATAAAATCACTCCAAAAATCTACATCTAGGTCACCTGGAGCTTATTTTAGCCTACTGTTCCCTTAGGTGGTGCTAAACAAGCAGAGGAAGATCATCTGGCCTGGAGGAGATACAGACAGGCCGAAAGGATTCCAGATGTCAACATCGCTAAAAGTAGAGTATCATTTAATGAACACACATCCTATTTTTGGGATAAGGAATCCAACATGCTAACTAGTAAGGTGTATGATGAATGCTAAAGGATATTTTCTGTGCTGTGGCTTAGATTCTGCCCAAAGTTATTTACTAGACCATTTCCCTTAACTATTCTTTTCCCCTGATTTATTCCAGATAGTCACGATACATCAGGAGCCTTTCGTGTACGTGAAGCCGACCATGCTGGATGGGACCTGCAAGGAAGAGTACACACCAAACGGTGTCTTAATTAAAAAGGTGATCTGCACTGGACCAAACGAGACCATCCCAGGTAACACAATTAGTGATATAATTGTGATATAAAGTGCAggcatttatataaaaagagCGGTAATTTATATATAGGTATGTGATGAGCTGTGAGTGCAAGTATGCTGACAACAGTGTACATGTGTGGGTTAAGAGATTAAGAgccaaaattatattatattgccaaaagtatttactCGATTGCCTTCAAATCCATATAAACTTGAGtgacatccaattcttaatccatagagtTTATTATGATGTTGGTACTGTGCAGCTATAAGAGCTTCAACTCTACTGGGAAgcctttccacaaggtttaggagtgtgtttatggacaTTTTTGACCAATCATCGAGAagagcatttgtgaggtcagacactgatgttgaacgagaaggcctggcCATGACCATAAAAAATTCCCTAacccttgtggaaagccttcacagaagaattgaagctgttatagctgcaaagaaCAGACCAATATCTTAAATGctttaaaccctatggattaagaattggatgttattcAAGTTCATATGTATTTGAAGTCGGGTGAgctaatacttttggcaatatgtATACTGTAGTTGGTGTTAGGATGATGAGAGTTTCAGGCTCATTATTGAGATAAAGGAtcattatacatatacatttttatatattgaagcttgatttttttttgttccctggCTGGTTACAGGTCGCCCGACAGTGCCTCAGTGCTGTTACGGATTCTGCGTCGATCTACTGATCAAGCTGGCCATGACTATGAATTTTACTTATGAGGTCCATCTAGTGGCTGATGGCAAATTTGGAACACAGGAGAGGGTGAGATTTACATATTCAGCCAGATTATTTGCATGCAATAAATTATTCTTGTTAGTTGTACCATTGCCTGTAGTATAGctgtcatttttaaatgtttgcataataattaaaattttcgaAAGGGCACTTATCAGGTGCTTGcctattatttaaattatttagatctattttaacattatataaAGCAAATCGATGATGGATTTGCCATAAGACATAATTACCTTTAATAAATATCACATTTAGGATAAGCATTTCAGACTATGTGCAATAATATACCAGGGTTTGATGCGGAAAATCCAATGGACAaatccagccactggatgcagggcATTGTTAGTGCTGGTCCAAAGCCTGAATAGaatggaagggttgcatcaAAAAGGGCATCcaatgtaaaacctgtgccaagttgtatgcGGCTCTGTGGCATCCCTTGGTGGGAGCAGGCGTATGTTCAACACCTTCAGGCAACATTTAGGCTActgtttcatttacatttaattaaccCCAGACGCTAAAATtcttaatgtaaattaaaatttaaattcgaTTGGAGTATGACAGTGTAATGTAAATggcatgtatttatatatatacagcttagtttaagataaaaaaagggCCCATAGTTAGTCTAATAAGTTTGACTAAGAAACTATTggatattttatttgcatattgaattgaattaagtaATATTGAAGTACATTGAAGTAGCTAGACAGCTAATAGTTAACATTTACCCAAGAACGCATAATTATTGTAACTTTTTAAGTTGGTATTCCGGGTAAGAGAACCCAGGACGCCTCTTTATAGGGTCCAACACTAGGTCAAGGGGGCGTTACATTACTGTAAATTCACTCTTTATTAATCAGAATGaaactacagtacattcaggCTAAGCATTTTaggctacatttttttttcttggctgcaggtgaacaacagcaacaaaaaggaGTGGAACGGCATGATGGGCGAGCTCCTGGGCGGCCTTGCGGACATGATCGTGGCTCCATTAACTATAAACAACGAACGAGCTCAGTACATTGAATTTTCCAAACCGTTCAAATATCAGGGCCTAACCATCCTCGTGAAAAAGGTACATGTGCTTCTTCCAGGGTGGGCGCGTGCAATATGTATTAGCATTTCACAGCTAGTAAGTCTGTGAAAGAGCACAGTGGTTGTCACTATTACATGGAGGATAAGCCATTAAAAAGATTAAAGACTCGTACCTTTATTCTGTCGACTCTATTACAGTCTGTAAATACAAATCGCTGCTTCAtgaaatatctgtgaaattgtgTGTATACTGTTGCAACTATTATAgatttaaatacttatttaatcCTGTGATTACAGTATCTCCTAATCTTTTGTAGGATCCAttagatacagtatatcaggTAAGAAATGTGAGACACGTCACTGTGTGTTACAGGAAATCCCTCGTAGTACACTGGACTCGTTCATGCAGCCGTTCCAGAGCACGCTGTGGCTGCTGGTGGGTCTGTCGGTGCATGTGGTGGCGGTGATGCTTTACCTACTAGACCGGTTCAGGTACACATTTGTGTTGGTGTGACTCGCTATGTCGTCCATGTGGTGCAtctctaagattttttttccctcatgttTTGGGCGTGTTTCACTTACCGAAGAAAAAGGGACATCACTGTTGCTGTCAGCTTGAAGGTGGGGACATGTGGGCTGGCTGGGCTGTGTGAGATCGATCTCGcttcctgttttctttttctgtcttcaCAGCTTGCTTGCTCATTTGTGATGTCTATATTTGGACCCGTCCTTGAATTCAGATGTTGTCAATGTCATTGTCTTTGTTGGGGACCTAGGAATGTCAAAGTCTGTCAAAAACCTGTGCAGTTCTCTCCTGATCCTCCTCTGCATACTTGGTTTCAGCCCGTTTGGAAGGTTTAAAGTAAacagtgaagaagaagaagaggatgcCCTCACCTTATCTTCGGCGATGTGGTTCTCCTGGGGAGTGTTGCTGAACTCTGGAATTGGAGAAGGTTACGCTGACCGTTTGTTATCTGCACGCATCACAAAATGCCAGGCTAAAGGCCAGTCTGTGAATAATTAGACAGGAAATG from Clarias gariepinus isolate MV-2021 ecotype Netherlands chromosome 19, CGAR_prim_01v2, whole genome shotgun sequence includes the following:
- the grin1a gene encoding glutamate receptor ionotropic, NMDA 1a isoform X12; this encodes MRFFVLSFLLSCSCTLGGCETKIVNIGAVLSQKRYEQVFKDAVNQASMVYGRDRFRLNAISVTHKANAIQMALSVCEDLISSQVYAILVSHPPQSSDHLTPTPVSYTAGFYRIPVVGLTTRMSIYSDKSIHLSFLRTVPPYSHQAHVWFDMMREFRWNHIILIVSDDHEGRAAQKRLETLLEERETKNKKRNYENLDQLSYDNKRGPKAEKVLQFNQETNLTALLLEAKELEARVIILSASEDDAAAVYKTARFLNMTGSGYVWLVGEREMSGKALSEAPDGLIGLQLINGKNESAHISDAVAVVAQSIQELFEKENITEPPRGCVGNTNIWKTGPLFKRVLMSSKYPEGLTGRVEFNDDGDRKYAHYSILNYQKSRLIQVGIYNGTQVVLNKQRKIIWPGGDTDRPKGFQMSTSLKIVTIHQEPFVYVKPTMLDGTCKEEYTPNGVLIKKVICTGPNETIPGRPTVPQCCYGFCVDLLIKLAMTMNFTYEVHLVADGKFGTQERVNNSNKKEWNGMMGELLGGLADMIVAPLTINNERAQYIEFSKPFKYQGLTILVKKEIPRSTLDSFMQPFQSTLWLLVGLSVHVVAVMLYLLDRFSPFGRFKVNSEEEEEDALTLSSAMWFSWGVLLNSGIGEGAPRSFSARILGMVWAGFAMIIVASYTANLAAFLVLDRPEERITGINDPRLRNPSDKFIYATVKQSSVDIYFRRQVELSTMYRHMEKHNYESAAEAIQAVRDNKLHAFIWDSAVLEFEASQKCDLVTTGELFFRSGFGIGMRKDSPWKQNVSLAILSSHENGFMEDLDKTWVRYQECDSRSNAPATLTFENMAGVFMLVAGGIAAGIFLIFIEIAYKRHKDARRKQMQLAFAAVNVWRKNLQYPPTDITGQLNLSDPSVSTVV